One window of Camelina sativa cultivar DH55 chromosome 4, Cs, whole genome shotgun sequence genomic DNA carries:
- the LOC104782047 gene encoding uridine nucleosidase 1-like — translation MACGMENCNGKISNGDVLGISSKREKLIIDTDPGIDDSMAIMMAFQTPELEILGLTTVFGNVTTQDATRNALLLCEIAGFPDVPVAEGTSEPLKGGIPRVADFVHGKNGLGDVSLPPPCITKSEISAAEFLDEKVSEYPGEVTILALGPLTNLALAIKRDSSFASKVKRIVVLGGAFFSLGNVNPAAEANIYGDPEAADVVFTSGADITVVGINITTQLKLSDDDLLELRNSKGKHAKLLSDMCEFYRDWHVKSDGVYGVFLHDPVSFVAVVRPDLFTYKKGVVRVETQGICVGHTLMDQGLKRWNGSNPWVGYSPISVAWTVDVEGVLEYVKAKLMKP, via the exons ATGGCTTGTGGTATGGAGAATTGTAATGGTAAGATCTCAAACGGTGACGTTTTGGGTATCTCTTCCAAGCGTGAGAAGCTCATTATCGATACAGACCCTGGAATCG ATGATAGTATGGCGATAATGATGGCGTTTCAAACACCGGAGTTGGAGATATTAGGATTGACTACTGTGTTTGGCAATGTTACTACACAAGATGCTACTCGTAATGCCTTACTCCTG TGTGAGATTGCTGGCTTCCCTGATGTTCCTGTCGCAGAAGGTACTTCTGAGCCTTTAAAG GGTGGAATTCCTCGTGTTGCTGATTTTGTGCACGGTAAAAATGGACTAGGAGATGTCTCACTTCCTCCTCCGTGTATAACGAAATCTGAGATAAGTGCAGCTGAGTTTCTAGATGAGAAGGTCTCAGAATATCCGGGTGAAGTCACCATTCTTGCCCTCGGACCTCTAACCAACCTGGCATTA gCCATCAAACGCGATAGTTCATTTGCTAGTAAGGTGAAGAGAATCGTTGTTCTTGGTGGAGCATTCTTTTCTTTGGGAAATGTCAATCCTGCAGCTGAGGCTAAT ATATATGGTGACCCGGAAGCAGCTGATGTTGTGTTTACATCTGGAGCAGATATCACTGTTGTTGGTATAAACATCACAACCCAACTTAAACTATCAG ATGATGACCTCTTAGAGCTGCGCAACTCCAAGGGGAAACACGCTAAATTGTTAAGCGATATGTGTGAATTCTACAGAGATTGGCACGTCAAATCTGATGGTGTTTACG GAGTGTTCCTACACGACCCAGTCAGCTTTGTGGCTGTTGTACGACCTGATCTATTCACATACAAGAAAGGTGTCGTTCGGGTGGAAACTCAAGGAATATGCGTTGGCCACACGCTCATGGATCAAGGCCTCAAGAG ATGGAATGGAAGCAATCCGTGGGTAGGATATTCACCGATATCAGTGGCGTGGACAGTCGACGTAGAAGGAGTTTTGGAATATGTGAAAGCAAAGCTGATGAAGCCATAA